Proteins encoded within one genomic window of Fusarium musae strain F31 chromosome 4, whole genome shotgun sequence:
- a CDS encoding hypothetical protein (EggNog:ENOG41), with protein sequence MRFSIAAASTALLALAEARITGIKVPKEIAVGEPFEAIIVRENYIQSVFDSSIVFGYAPETQYPGTIGQVADSFALGKAESNKVEPLKKKLTIPEGTKGQGLITAALFSIYGASGSPTISEYNVTVTFGDKTSDEYVSSS encoded by the exons ATGCGTTTCTCTATCGCCGCCGCTTCCACCGCTCTCCTCGCTCTCGCCGAGGCCCGCATCACCGGTATCAAGGTCCCCAAGGAGATCGCAGTCGGTGAGCCCTTCGAGGCCATCATCGTTCGCGAGAACTACATCCAGAGCGTCTTCGATTCCTCCATCGTCTTTGGCTATGCTCCCGAGACTCAATACCCTGGCACCATCGGCCAGGTCGCCGATTCCTTCGCCCTCGGAAAGG CCGAGTCTAACAAGGTCGAGCctctgaagaagaaactcACCATCCCCGAGGGCACGAAGGGTCAGGGCCTCATCACCGCTGCTCTTTTCAGCATCTACGGTGCTTCTGGAAGCCCTACCATTAGCGAGTACAATGTCACCGTCACTTTCGGTGACAAGACTAGCGACGAGTATGT